The sequence TATAAAATTGGAATAAAATGCTGAGGAAATTTTGTCACACAAATAAATACATTCTTCATGAACAATTACGTAAATCTTCCTTGCTTAAAACCCTAGTGGGCTAGCAACAACATGATCAAAACGCTGAAAGCGACGGTGAGACTGATTGGGAGACCGCCTTTGTAGTTTGGTGATGAAGCAGAAGGTTGCGGTGAAGACCCGGTTCGAGAAATGGAACTAGGAGCTTCAGTTGAAGGAATGTGATCGGTAGGGTCTGATGCAGGACTGATGGGCAATCCAGATGGCAGAGTAGGGGACAATGTGGGAGCAGATTGTGGTACCGGTTCTGCCGGCGAGGCAATAGAAGGTTCCGGAGCCAAACTAGGAGTAGCCGGCGAAGGAGTTGGAACTAAAGGAGATTCTAGTGGGGAAGGGCTTATAGGAGAAGCTGCTGGTGCGGCAGAAGTTGCAAGAGTGTTGACTTCAAGCTTCATTCCTTGGCTACAATGTCCAGTTGTTCCACAGATGAAATACCTTTTGCCTGGAGAAGATAGAGTAATGGTAGTGCTTCCACCACTGTAAG is a genomic window of Malus domestica chromosome 09, GDT2T_hap1 containing:
- the LOC103442578 gene encoding uclacyanin 1-like produces the protein MAAPRTTLMNLVIVTMLIESAMATTYTVGGPNGRWDSTTDLKTWASSQSFLVGDNLNFQYSTKHDVIEVPKADYDSCQARNSIQSYSGGSTTITLSSPGKRYFICGTTGHCSQGMKLEVNTLATSAAPAASPISPSPLESPLVPTPSPATPSLAPEPSIASPAEPVPQSAPTLSPTLPSGLPISPASDPTDHIPSTEAPSSISRTGSSPQPSASSPNYKGGLPISLTVAFSVLIMLLLAH